In Candidatus Margulisiibacteriota bacterium, a single window of DNA contains:
- a CDS encoding TatD family hydrolase, protein MNLIDSHCHLTDIKFSSINIQELLNNANKHNVNKIINFGVDYKDSLNVKEISQNHECLYYGFGCHPHEAKSFLKAEFEESLLAFKNNPKCVAIGEIGLDYFYSYSEQKSQKDVFIYFLEKAQEFQLPASIHSRGAEEDVYQIIKDTKKIKMILHSYTGPLDTLKKLLDIGIYISLNGMITFKNNKNLLDIIQQIPLDKLLIETDGPYLTPEPYRKHINQPEYLVVILNKLAEIKRISIKELANIIEKNTNGLFFP, encoded by the coding sequence AATATCCAAGAATTGTTAAATAATGCAAATAAACATAATGTAAACAAAATTATTAATTTTGGGGTAGATTACAAAGATAGTCTGAATGTTAAAGAGATATCGCAAAATCATGAATGTTTGTATTATGGTTTCGGTTGTCACCCGCATGAAGCTAAAAGCTTTTTAAAAGCAGAGTTTGAAGAATCTTTATTAGCATTCAAGAATAATCCGAAATGTGTAGCAATAGGGGAGATAGGCCTGGATTATTTTTATTCGTATAGTGAACAAAAATCACAAAAAGACGTTTTTATTTATTTTCTAGAAAAAGCACAGGAATTTCAGCTTCCCGCTTCAATCCACAGCAGGGGCGCAGAAGAAGATGTTTACCAGATTATCAAAGATACCAAGAAAATAAAAATGATATTACATTCTTATACCGGCCCTTTAGATACACTTAAAAAACTGTTGGATATTGGTATTTATATTTCGCTTAACGGCATGATAACGTTTAAGAATAATAAAAATCTTTTGGATATAATCCAGCAAATACCTTTAGACAAATTGCTCATTGAAACGGATGGGCCATACCTGACTCCCGAACCATACAGAAAACATATTAATCAGCCAGAATATCTGGTTGTTATATTAAACAAATTAGCCGAAATTAAGCGAATCAGCATAAAAGAACTGGCAAATATTATTGAAAAGAACACAAACGGATTATTTTTTCCATGA